A genomic region of Chitinimonas arctica contains the following coding sequences:
- a CDS encoding tetratricopeptide repeat protein, whose translation MSFTPMEINPKLLEHLRAGHQHHLAGQFDEAETQYRAAIAIDSTVVEARFLLGSLMLQTERGDEACELLTAVAESVPGHIGSRYNLGLYYFEHQDWNQARKYFQEVDSLDSTRWDVVHKLGLCAYEQNRAPEIIQYMHRCVQMNPTAPNAKVLLTSALSESGRFAASARYASEWNYAVGGSATARVQFARALARAGMSAQSDRLLAEARDPDSSSFLFVSGYALQASGRLQEACDNYRRAVELEPDFVAAHLNRGMVLLTLGQMEEGWREFDWRFRRGASQHYAVKQGWPEWDGRQLDGDDVLVHSEQGFGDVIQFMRFFHLIEERGGRVIFDSYPDVLQLLKTQKGAEVRDVPETFNLDIKWQIPLLNLGKLFAVDLDCLPTDPYVNASPALVEKWAGRFPADDSLRVGLVWSGNPAHANDHNRSMALKELAPLGGLPGLSLYALQKGVTEGQSRFAPIGMTVVDLSSEIQDFSDTAAIIEQLDLVICVDTSVAHLAGAMGKPVWLLLPAFNDWRWLEHIENSPWYPSMRVFRQQRGEGWGDVVERVTDALAEQLLARPKGLAEPFRRLMVAEQDGGELGELLEAVPDELLQAPKSLHFLVPLAIRHQLTAQLEARLPDQSFWRGWLGKSRGEAGQAIALWRDLLAQPQADELLVRRALCEALWTLGQASELPSLAQQSLQRYPDCHEFHYWLGQGLRASGAWAEAEACYRQVLAIAPRWAEARINLGLCLWRMEQRDEALAQFEYGAMCNRRHPLAWFYVGWYLYELQCFQVAEQVLDYAVTALPAQARTRFWLGCCRQRLGKLEEAFADFQQAFEADPALADIKYHLAMAAGEMGDWPRAEVLLREILSQQAGNALANIGLAVRQLRTGNWSEGWARWESRLQLQGNVDNFAERFPGNPLPRWDGSPLAGRHLLLLAEQGMGDTLQFLRFAQRIEGHVTLAVQDSLCPLLQSLGLPFEVAPLSPMVELMPAADCYVELMSLPHLLNLQGQVAPVRADYIAPPLQDHPLRDLLAEYSGLKVGLVWAGNAKFTDALRRHCPLAALADLIRQNPSVHWISLQKDAASNQAMYLPEVAEQLLNVAPEINDWLDTACIVSQLDLVLTVDTAVAHLAAAMNKPVWLLVSTLPDWRWGEEGEQCDWYPSVRIFRQSQLGDWPELANRVGAALAELCPPEAVK comes from the coding sequence TTGAGCTTTACCCCCATGGAAATCAATCCCAAGTTGCTTGAGCACCTGCGTGCTGGCCACCAACACCATCTGGCCGGCCAATTTGACGAGGCGGAAACCCAATACAGGGCGGCTATCGCCATCGATTCCACCGTAGTGGAAGCGAGATTCTTGCTCGGCTCGCTTATGCTGCAAACGGAGCGCGGTGATGAGGCGTGCGAACTACTGACCGCCGTGGCCGAGTCGGTACCTGGGCATATCGGGTCGCGCTACAACTTGGGCCTGTACTACTTCGAGCATCAGGATTGGAACCAAGCCAGGAAATACTTCCAGGAAGTGGATAGCCTGGATAGCACACGGTGGGATGTCGTGCACAAGCTAGGCCTATGCGCTTATGAGCAGAACCGTGCGCCCGAAATCATCCAATATATGCACCGTTGCGTGCAGATGAACCCGACGGCCCCAAACGCCAAGGTGCTGCTCACCAGCGCTTTATCGGAATCCGGTCGTTTTGCCGCTTCCGCTCGCTACGCCAGCGAGTGGAATTACGCGGTTGGTGGTTCCGCTACGGCGCGTGTCCAGTTCGCTCGCGCCTTGGCCAGGGCGGGAATGTCGGCTCAGTCGGATCGTTTGCTGGCTGAAGCACGTGACCCCGATTCCAGTTCCTTTTTATTTGTATCGGGCTATGCCCTGCAGGCAAGTGGTCGACTGCAGGAGGCTTGTGACAACTATCGTCGGGCGGTGGAACTCGAGCCGGATTTTGTCGCTGCACACCTGAATCGCGGCATGGTTTTGCTGACTCTGGGACAAATGGAAGAAGGATGGCGCGAGTTCGACTGGCGTTTTCGCCGTGGCGCGTCGCAGCACTATGCAGTGAAACAGGGATGGCCTGAGTGGGATGGCCGCCAATTGGACGGCGACGACGTGCTCGTGCATAGCGAGCAGGGATTCGGCGATGTTATCCAGTTCATGCGTTTTTTCCACTTGATCGAAGAACGTGGTGGACGGGTAATTTTCGACAGCTATCCCGACGTCCTGCAGTTATTGAAGACCCAGAAGGGCGCCGAAGTTCGAGATGTTCCGGAAACCTTCAATCTGGATATCAAGTGGCAAATACCTTTGCTGAACCTGGGTAAATTGTTCGCAGTGGATTTGGACTGTTTGCCGACCGATCCTTACGTTAACGCCAGCCCTGCTCTCGTGGAGAAATGGGCGGGTCGCTTCCCGGCGGATGACAGCTTACGCGTCGGCCTGGTCTGGTCAGGTAATCCCGCGCACGCCAATGACCACAACCGCTCGATGGCGCTTAAGGAACTGGCGCCTTTGGGGGGCTTGCCCGGCCTCAGTCTATATGCATTGCAGAAGGGTGTGACAGAAGGGCAAAGCCGCTTTGCTCCAATCGGCATGACCGTAGTCGATCTCTCTTCCGAGATCCAGGATTTCAGCGATACGGCCGCCATTATCGAGCAACTCGACCTAGTGATCTGTGTCGATACCTCGGTGGCCCACCTGGCTGGCGCCATGGGTAAGCCCGTCTGGCTATTGTTGCCCGCTTTCAACGATTGGCGCTGGTTGGAACATATCGAAAACTCGCCTTGGTATCCGTCCATGCGCGTGTTTCGACAGCAGCGCGGCGAAGGCTGGGGCGATGTCGTCGAGCGGGTTACCGATGCCCTTGCGGAGCAGTTACTGGCGCGACCCAAGGGCTTGGCCGAACCATTTCGTCGCTTGATGGTAGCGGAGCAGGATGGCGGCGAACTGGGTGAACTGCTGGAGGCGGTGCCGGACGAACTGTTGCAGGCACCGAAGAGCCTGCACTTCCTTGTGCCGCTCGCCATTCGCCATCAACTGACCGCGCAATTGGAAGCACGCCTGCCTGACCAGTCATTTTGGCGAGGTTGGCTTGGCAAGTCGCGCGGTGAAGCCGGCCAGGCCATCGCCCTGTGGCGTGACTTGTTGGCCCAGCCGCAAGCCGACGAACTTTTGGTGCGCCGTGCGCTTTGCGAGGCGCTATGGACTTTAGGTCAAGCGAGTGAATTGCCCAGCCTGGCACAACAGTCTCTGCAACGCTATCCGGACTGCCACGAATTCCACTATTGGTTGGGCCAAGGGCTGCGGGCAAGTGGGGCCTGGGCGGAGGCGGAAGCGTGCTATCGGCAGGTCTTGGCCATCGCGCCACGCTGGGCCGAAGCGCGCATCAATCTGGGTTTATGCCTATGGCGGATGGAGCAACGCGATGAAGCCTTGGCACAGTTCGAATATGGGGCGATGTGCAATCGCCGCCACCCTCTCGCCTGGTTCTACGTGGGTTGGTACTTGTATGAGCTGCAGTGTTTCCAAGTAGCGGAACAGGTACTGGACTATGCCGTGACCGCGCTGCCTGCCCAGGCCCGAACCCGTTTCTGGCTAGGGTGCTGCCGGCAGCGGCTGGGCAAGTTGGAGGAGGCATTTGCCGACTTCCAGCAAGCTTTCGAAGCCGACCCCGCTTTGGCCGACATCAAGTATCACTTGGCGATGGCGGCCGGTGAAATGGGTGATTGGCCGCGTGCGGAGGTGCTGTTGCGCGAAATCCTGTCACAGCAAGCAGGTAATGCGCTAGCGAACATCGGCTTGGCTGTGCGCCAGTTGCGAACCGGCAATTGGTCGGAAGGCTGGGCACGCTGGGAAAGTCGATTGCAACTGCAGGGCAATGTCGACAACTTTGCCGAGCGCTTCCCCGGTAACCCCTTGCCGCGTTGGGATGGCAGTCCGCTGGCAGGCCGCCACCTGCTGCTGCTGGCAGAACAGGGCATGGGCGATACCCTGCAGTTTTTGCGTTTTGCCCAGCGGATAGAGGGGCATGTCACCTTGGCCGTCCAGGATTCGCTTTGCCCGCTATTACAATCGCTGGGATTGCCGTTCGAGGTTGCCCCTCTCTCGCCCATGGTCGAGCTCATGCCCGCAGCCGATTGCTATGTGGAACTGATGAGCTTGCCGCACCTGCTGAATTTACAGGGGCAAGTCGCGCCCGTTCGCGCCGACTACATCGCGCCACCGCTGCAAGACCATCCGCTGCGCGACCTACTGGCCGAATACTCGGGCCTGAAGGTGGGATTGGTGTGGGCGGGCAATGCCAAATTCACCGATGCATTGCGTCGTCATTGCCCCTTGGCCGCGTTGGCCGACTTGATCCGGCAAAACCCAAGCGTCCATTGGATCAGCCTGCAAAAGGATGCCGCATCCAATCAAGCCATGTACTTGCCGGAAGTCGCCGAGCAGCTGCTCAATGTTGCACCCGAAATCAATGATTGGCTGGATACAGCCTGCATCGTGTCCCAGCTGGACCTGGTGTTGACGGTCGATACCGCCGTGGCCCATCTGGCGGCCGCCATGAACAAGCCGGTGTGGTTGCTGGTATCTACCCTGCCCGACTGGCGGTGGGGCGAGGAGGGTGAACAGTGCGACTGGTATCCCTCGGTGCGAATTTTCCGGCAATCCCAGTTGGGCGATTGGCCGGAATTGGCGAACAGGGTCGGCGCGGCCTTGGCTGAGCTGTGTCCGCCAGAGGCAGTAAAATGA
- a CDS encoding HD domain-containing phosphohydrolase, with translation MYQVNPANPAGLAQAECEISMQSADELMQRLEMLNAIGIALSSERDITRLVELILLAAKNLVNADAGTLYLVEGDQLRFEIVRTDSLGIAMGGSTGKRPPMPPIALHQPDGTPNTSTVVGCAALLGETINISDAYQAVGFDFSGTKRFDAANGYHSKSFLTVPLRNHENEIIGVLQLINALNAAREIEDFSTEDQRLVESLASQAAIALTNRQLINQLELLFEALIKLINTAIDDKSPYTGGHCERVPVLTMLLAEACSRIGWGPLKAFHMTEKDRYELKIAGLLHDCGKITTPVHVVDKSTKLETIFDRIALVDTRFEVLKRDAEIAMLRGKISQESYLSQLEQYDSDRAFLRHSNIGGEFMRPEDQERVRRIAAYPWSDENGQPLPFLSAEETENLSVARGTLNGNERQIINHHIEVTIRLLEALPWPKHLANVPEYAGGHHERMDGRGYPRGLTREQMSVQARMMGIADIFEALTARDRPYKPGKTLSESLGILARMAHDQHVDQDLFEVFISGQVYLEYARLFLEPAQIDGVDEAQLLRVAGVVART, from the coding sequence GTGTATCAAGTGAACCCGGCCAATCCGGCCGGGCTTGCGCAAGCGGAGTGCGAGATCAGCATGCAAAGCGCCGACGAGCTGATGCAAAGGCTGGAGATGTTGAACGCCATCGGCATCGCCTTGTCGAGCGAGCGCGATATCACTCGCCTGGTCGAGTTGATCCTGCTGGCGGCCAAGAATCTGGTCAATGCCGATGCGGGTACGCTTTATCTGGTGGAGGGTGATCAGCTACGGTTCGAAATCGTCCGCACCGATTCGCTCGGCATCGCCATGGGTGGCAGCACCGGCAAACGGCCGCCCATGCCGCCGATCGCGCTGCACCAGCCCGACGGCACCCCCAATACCAGCACCGTGGTCGGTTGCGCCGCCCTCCTGGGCGAGACCATCAATATCTCCGATGCCTATCAGGCGGTCGGATTCGATTTTTCCGGCACCAAGCGCTTCGATGCCGCCAATGGCTATCATTCCAAATCCTTCCTGACGGTACCGCTGCGCAACCACGAGAACGAAATCATCGGCGTGCTGCAACTGATCAACGCGCTCAATGCCGCGCGCGAGATCGAGGATTTCAGCACCGAGGATCAGCGGCTGGTGGAATCGCTGGCTTCGCAGGCCGCCATCGCACTGACCAACCGGCAATTGATCAATCAGCTGGAGTTGCTGTTCGAAGCCCTGATCAAGCTGATCAATACCGCCATCGACGACAAGAGTCCCTATACCGGTGGTCATTGCGAACGGGTGCCGGTGTTGACCATGCTGCTGGCGGAAGCCTGCAGCCGGATCGGCTGGGGGCCGCTCAAAGCCTTTCATATGACCGAGAAGGATAGATACGAGCTGAAGATCGCTGGCCTGTTGCACGACTGCGGCAAGATCACCACGCCGGTCCACGTGGTGGACAAGTCCACCAAGCTGGAGACCATCTTCGACCGGATCGCCCTGGTCGATACCCGCTTCGAGGTGCTCAAGCGCGATGCCGAGATCGCCATGCTGCGGGGCAAGATCAGCCAGGAAAGCTATTTATCCCAGCTGGAACAATACGATAGCGACCGTGCCTTTCTGCGCCACAGTAATATCGGCGGGGAATTCATGCGGCCGGAAGACCAGGAAAGGGTACGGCGTATCGCCGCCTATCCGTGGAGTGACGAAAATGGTCAGCCATTGCCCTTCTTGAGTGCCGAAGAGACCGAAAATCTGAGCGTGGCGCGCGGCACCCTCAATGGCAACGAGCGGCAAATCATCAACCACCATATCGAAGTCACCATTCGGCTGCTGGAGGCCTTGCCCTGGCCCAAGCATTTGGCGAATGTGCCCGAATATGCCGGCGGCCACCATGAGCGCATGGATGGTCGCGGTTATCCGCGCGGCCTGACCCGCGAGCAGATGAGCGTGCAGGCGCGCATGATGGGCATCGCCGATATTTTCGAAGCCCTGACCGCCCGAGATCGGCCCTACAAGCCAGGCAAGACCTTGTCCGAGTCGCTGGGCATCCTCGCCCGTATGGCGCACGACCAGCATGTCGACCAGGATCTATTCGAGGTATTTATCTCCGGCCAGGTCTATCTTGAGTACGCCAGGCTATTTCTGGAGCCGGCGCAAATCGATGGCGTGGATGAGGCGCAGCTGCTGCGTGTCGCTGGGGTAGTAGCGCGAACCTGA
- a CDS encoding ABC transporter ATP-binding protein, whose product MPDVIYLDDLRKTYRDSRLRRYEALRGISLRVEEGEAFGFVGPNGAGKSTTIKILAGVTQASSGTARLLGQPVDRFQARLGLAYVPENPYLYDYLTPYEVVAMGVKLHKVQVPDMRRHCLEWLDRFRIAHVADKRIRQFSKGMVQRTALAHALACRPKLLILDEPLSGLDPIGRRETVDVLYEYHRGGGTLFFSSHVLHDVERLADRFGLIHKGLLKTVQTPGELLNAHGTISVLFQGEAQIPGAVRLDRDLWSVETNQAELWPLLEQLKTAQVVLKEVKPTMSLEKAFLSYTQDEAAHGAA is encoded by the coding sequence ATGCCCGATGTAATTTACCTCGATGATCTGCGCAAAACCTATCGCGATAGCCGCCTACGCCGGTACGAGGCGCTGCGGGGTATTTCCCTGCGGGTGGAGGAGGGCGAAGCCTTTGGCTTTGTCGGCCCCAACGGTGCCGGCAAGAGCACCACGATCAAGATATTGGCCGGCGTGACCCAGGCCAGCAGCGGCACCGCCCGCCTGTTGGGCCAGCCCGTCGATCGATTCCAAGCCCGCCTGGGCCTGGCCTATGTCCCGGAAAACCCTTATCTGTACGACTACCTGACCCCCTATGAAGTGGTGGCCATGGGGGTCAAGCTGCATAAGGTGCAGGTGCCCGATATGCGCCGCCATTGCCTGGAATGGCTGGACCGGTTCCGTATCGCCCATGTCGCCGACAAGCGTATCCGCCAATTCTCCAAGGGCATGGTGCAGCGTACCGCGCTGGCGCATGCGCTGGCCTGCCGGCCCAAGCTGTTGATCCTGGATGAGCCGCTATCCGGACTGGACCCGATCGGCCGCCGGGAAACGGTCGATGTGCTATACGAATACCATCGCGGCGGGGGCACGCTATTTTTCTCGTCCCATGTACTGCACGACGTGGAGCGCCTGGCCGACCGTTTCGGCTTGATCCACAAGGGTTTGCTCAAGACGGTGCAAACGCCGGGCGAGCTGTTGAATGCCCACGGTACGATCTCGGTATTGTTCCAAGGCGAAGCGCAAATCCCCGGCGCCGTGCGGCTGGATCGCGATCTGTGGAGCGTGGAAACCAATCAGGCCGAACTATGGCCCCTGCTGGAGCAGCTGAAAACGGCCCAGGTGGTGTTGAAGGAAGTGAAGCCGACAATGAGCTTGGAAAAGGCCTTCTTGTCCTACACCCAGGACGAGGCCGCCCATGGCGCTGCCTGA
- a CDS encoding 3',5'-cyclic-nucleotide phosphodiesterase, whose amino-acid sequence MRLKVLGCSGGIGGGMRTTSFLVGRHTLIDAGTGVGDLSVAELSQIDHLFLTHAHLDHIAMLPLLVDTVGAMRDKPLDVYATRATLDILAAHIFNWRVWPDFREIPNKAAPFLRFVPFELGESGSPEPGLTVTALPALHTVPAVGYRLDSGKHSLVFTGDTTVNDEFWPVVNAIENLKTLIIETAFCNRERALAEASRHLCPDMLATELAKLSRPADIYITHLKPGEIELTMQEIGEDAANFRPKMLKNGQILDF is encoded by the coding sequence ATGCGGCTCAAAGTGCTGGGATGCAGCGGCGGAATCGGCGGTGGGATGCGTACCACCTCCTTCCTGGTCGGCCGTCATACCTTGATCGATGCGGGCACCGGCGTGGGCGATCTATCGGTGGCGGAATTAAGCCAGATCGACCATCTCTTTCTGACCCACGCCCACCTCGACCATATCGCCATGCTGCCCCTGCTGGTCGATACCGTCGGCGCCATGCGGGACAAGCCGCTGGATGTCTATGCCACCCGGGCGACGCTGGATATCCTGGCGGCCCATATATTCAATTGGCGGGTATGGCCGGATTTTCGCGAGATCCCCAACAAGGCGGCGCCTTTCCTGCGTTTCGTGCCGTTCGAACTGGGCGAGTCCGGCAGCCCCGAGCCTGGCCTGACGGTCACCGCGCTGCCCGCCCTGCATACCGTGCCGGCGGTGGGCTACCGGCTCGATTCCGGCAAGCATAGCCTGGTCTTTACCGGCGATACGACCGTCAACGATGAATTCTGGCCGGTGGTGAATGCGATCGAAAATCTCAAGACGCTGATTATCGAAACCGCTTTCTGCAACCGCGAACGGGCGCTCGCCGAAGCTTCGCGCCACCTGTGTCCGGATATGCTGGCGACCGAGCTGGCCAAGCTTAGCCGCCCGGCGGATATCTATATCACCCACCTCAAGCCCGGAGAAATCGAGCTGACCATGCAGGAGATCGGCGAAGACGCTGCCAATTTCCGTCCAAAGATGCTCAAGAACGGCCAAATCCTCGATTTCTGA
- a CDS encoding GNAT family N-acetyltransferase, translated as MNPPPLLENAFVGASFNSLFHTPAFFNLHATAESAYFEWAPDRAVVANIHFTSHGEGLWRSPARGTYAGYAVEPGLRLRQFAEFHTAVQARLAERGARRLEVLPAPMAHDPVAFSNQFQILRSSGFEISTSDLNYTLAVDATPLGERMSYGNLKRLRKCTREGLLAEPLPISELPAVYETIAANRASKGHTVSMTLSQLETMAAQLPDAIQLFGCRDGEQLAAAGLCLRLNPQVLYVFYWGDRPGYEQFSPVVAVADAIYRFAQEQGIALLDAGTSTVDRDINHGLIEFKRALGFTESLKLRMTKVLP; from the coding sequence ATGAATCCTCCCCCATTGCTGGAAAATGCCTTTGTTGGCGCCAGTTTCAACTCCCTATTCCATACCCCGGCATTCTTCAATCTGCACGCGACCGCCGAGTCGGCCTATTTCGAGTGGGCGCCCGACCGCGCCGTGGTAGCCAATATCCACTTCACTTCGCATGGCGAAGGCTTGTGGCGGAGCCCTGCGCGGGGAACCTATGCCGGCTATGCGGTGGAACCCGGCCTGCGGCTGCGCCAGTTCGCCGAATTCCATACGGCGGTGCAAGCGCGCCTGGCCGAACGGGGTGCACGCCGGCTGGAAGTCTTGCCGGCGCCGATGGCACACGATCCGGTCGCTTTCTCCAACCAGTTCCAGATCCTGCGCAGCAGTGGTTTCGAGATCAGTACCAGCGACCTGAATTACACCTTGGCGGTGGATGCCACGCCGCTGGGCGAACGCATGAGCTACGGCAATCTGAAACGATTGCGCAAATGCACGCGCGAAGGGCTGCTGGCTGAGCCTTTGCCTATCAGCGAGCTGCCCGCCGTCTACGAGACCATCGCGGCCAACCGTGCCAGCAAGGGCCACACGGTGTCCATGACGCTGTCGCAGTTGGAAACCATGGCCGCGCAGCTACCGGACGCCATCCAGTTGTTCGGCTGCCGCGACGGCGAGCAACTGGCTGCCGCCGGGCTATGTCTGCGGCTGAATCCCCAGGTGCTCTATGTGTTCTATTGGGGTGACCGGCCCGGCTATGAGCAATTCAGCCCGGTCGTGGCCGTTGCCGATGCCATTTACCGTTTCGCCCAGGAACAAGGTATTGCGCTGCTCGACGCCGGCACCTCGACGGTCGATCGCGATATCAACCATGGGCTGATTGAATTCAAACGCGCGCTGGGCTTCACCGAGTCGCTGAAACTGCGCATGACAAAGGTTCTGCCATGA
- a CDS encoding ABC transporter permease subunit produces the protein MLPNLYVTWLAGLRSHSLRVVMILAAMLVGVAYLASSFSARHPHTVALDVGISGTRLVLALLAVFWVQELVVKELDRRTVYFSLAYPIPRSSYWLGRFAGISLLLLASTLLMALALYLLTTFGSGSYQQGFSIRFGLEFVSVMAGQLLDAMVIAAFCMLIASFSVTALLPLVAGLAFTMVARSYGSVLALVKDPAGGFADMAEHYLPLLRAIGYLLPDLGGLDLRDWVLYQVVPIDAGVAFAQSGAYLAVLLAASLLIFNRREFH, from the coding sequence GTGTTGCCCAATTTGTATGTGACCTGGCTGGCTGGCCTGCGTAGCCATAGTCTGAGGGTGGTGATGATACTGGCCGCCATGCTGGTTGGTGTGGCTTATCTGGCCAGTTCGTTTTCGGCGCGGCATCCCCATACCGTTGCGCTCGACGTAGGTATATCCGGCACTCGGCTGGTGCTGGCGCTCTTGGCGGTATTCTGGGTTCAGGAATTGGTGGTCAAGGAATTGGACCGCCGTACCGTTTATTTCAGCCTGGCCTATCCGATCCCCCGCAGTTCCTACTGGCTGGGGCGTTTTGCCGGCATTTCGCTTTTGTTGCTGGCCAGCACCCTATTGATGGCGCTGGCCCTATACTTGCTGACCACCTTTGGTTCGGGTTCTTACCAGCAAGGATTTTCCATTCGTTTCGGTCTGGAATTCGTCTCCGTGATGGCCGGACAGCTGCTGGATGCAATGGTGATCGCGGCCTTCTGCATGCTGATTGCCTCGTTCTCCGTCACCGCGCTATTGCCCCTGGTGGCTGGCTTGGCATTTACCATGGTGGCACGCAGCTACGGCTCGGTGTTGGCACTGGTCAAGGATCCGGCCGGCGGTTTTGCGGATATGGCTGAACATTATTTGCCTTTGCTACGCGCCATTGGTTATCTCCTGCCGGACCTGGGTGGGCTGGATCTGCGCGACTGGGTGCTATATCAAGTCGTGCCGATCGATGCCGGTGTCGCCTTCGCCCAGTCCGGTGCTTATCTGGCCGTGCTGTTGGCTGCTTCCCTACTTATCTTTAATCGTCGCGAATTTCATTGA
- a CDS encoding GspE/PulE family protein — MNQPAAAPELTLELQFIRDLQAVTNKIHATSNIDEIMLEVSQPICELFNADRLTVYVLNDEKNAIVSKVKTGLNSFKDLKLPISEQSVAGYVAMSKKLVNVKDVYDLAELKSVHPQLAFLQEVDKRTGYRTKQMMVAPIVEEKSGDLIGVVQLINNRAGRPFPALTEKGAVELCKTLAIALKQRQHGGPFIARTKYDFLVLDGVLTAAELELAIKGAREHGQEIEEILLTAFQVNAAQIGASLARFFGVDHEPFKPERIKPLDLIKSVKRDFAEMAQWLPVEESAAGVLIITPDPEKVRGTGMAGQVFPGKKLIYRVCSQMEFRQSLDLFFGAQGGMEGGSIGDLLSTMTDDSDEAESVSSEALAMAQDNELVKLVNKVIIDAYHQGASDIHVEPFPGKAKTEIRFRKDGSLQPYIQVPSVYRDPLVTRIKIMCDLDISERRKPQDGKIKFKKYGPLDIELRVATVPTAGGMEDIVMRILASGDPIPLDKMGFSRHNETTLKEVISKPYGLFFVCGPTGSGKTTTLHSVLKYLNTPETKIWTAEDPVEITQKGLRQVQMNPKAGLNFATAMKAFLRADPDVIMVGEMRDKETTSTGIEASLTGHLVLATLHTNSAPESIIRLLDMGMDPFNFSDALLGILAQRLAKRLCGKCKQAYQPDDAEVQRIMTEYAEELASTPSWAKDPAAGKAALFKAWQTEFADKDGKFTLYKPVGCEVCSKTGYKGRVGLHELLVGTDLVKKRIQEHARVAELFATALEEGMRTLKQDGIEKVMQGITDLHQVRAVCIK; from the coding sequence ATGAACCAGCCTGCCGCCGCGCCCGAACTGACCCTGGAACTGCAATTCATCCGCGATCTGCAGGCGGTGACCAACAAGATCCACGCCACCAGTAATATCGACGAAATCATGCTGGAAGTCAGCCAGCCGATCTGCGAACTGTTCAATGCCGATCGCCTGACGGTCTATGTCCTGAACGACGAAAAGAACGCCATCGTCTCCAAGGTCAAGACCGGCCTGAACTCCTTCAAGGATCTGAAGCTGCCCATCAGCGAGCAAAGCGTGGCCGGCTACGTCGCCATGAGCAAGAAACTGGTGAATGTGAAGGATGTCTACGACCTCGCCGAACTGAAGTCCGTCCATCCCCAGCTGGCCTTTCTGCAGGAAGTGGACAAACGCACCGGCTATCGGACCAAGCAGATGATGGTGGCGCCTATCGTCGAGGAGAAAAGCGGCGATCTGATCGGCGTGGTGCAGTTGATCAATAACCGCGCCGGCCGGCCCTTCCCCGCACTGACCGAGAAGGGCGCGGTGGAATTGTGCAAGACGCTGGCCATCGCCCTGAAACAGCGCCAGCATGGCGGCCCCTTTATCGCCCGCACCAAGTACGATTTTCTGGTGCTCGATGGCGTGCTGACGGCGGCCGAGCTGGAACTGGCGATCAAGGGTGCGCGCGAGCACGGCCAGGAGATAGAAGAGATCCTGCTGACGGCGTTCCAGGTCAATGCGGCGCAGATCGGCGCTTCGCTGGCGCGTTTTTTCGGGGTGGACCACGAGCCCTTCAAGCCCGAGCGGATCAAGCCGCTGGATCTGATCAAGAGCGTCAAGCGAGACTTCGCCGAAATGGCGCAATGGCTGCCGGTGGAGGAGAGTGCCGCCGGCGTACTGATCATCACGCCCGATCCGGAAAAGGTGCGCGGCACCGGCATGGCCGGCCAGGTTTTTCCCGGCAAGAAACTGATCTACCGCGTCTGCAGCCAGATGGAATTCCGCCAGTCGCTCGATCTATTCTTTGGCGCGCAAGGGGGGATGGAAGGCGGCAGCATAGGCGACCTCCTCTCCACCATGACCGACGACAGCGACGAAGCGGAGTCCGTCAGCAGCGAAGCCTTGGCCATGGCCCAGGACAATGAGCTGGTCAAGCTGGTCAACAAGGTGATCATCGATGCCTACCACCAAGGGGCGTCGGATATCCATGTCGAACCCTTTCCCGGCAAGGCCAAGACCGAAATCCGCTTTCGCAAGGACGGCTCCTTGCAGCCTTATATCCAGGTTCCGTCGGTCTACCGCGACCCCTTGGTAACGCGCATCAAGATCATGTGCGACCTGGATATCTCCGAGCGGCGCAAACCGCAGGACGGCAAGATCAAGTTCAAGAAATACGGACCGCTCGATATCGAATTGCGGGTCGCCACCGTGCCCACCGCCGGCGGCATGGAAGATATCGTGATGCGTATCCTGGCCTCGGGCGATCCCATCCCGCTGGATAAGATGGGGTTTTCACGCCATAACGAGACCACCCTGAAGGAGGTGATCTCCAAGCCCTACGGCCTGTTTTTCGTCTGCGGCCCGACCGGCTCCGGCAAGACCACCACCCTGCACTCGGTGCTGAAATACCTGAATACGCCGGAAACCAAGATCTGGACCGCCGAAGACCCGGTGGAAATCACCCAGAAGGGTCTGCGCCAGGTACAGATGAACCCCAAGGCGGGGCTGAATTTCGCCACCGCCATGAAAGCCTTTCTACGCGCCGACCCCGATGTGATCATGGTGGGTGAAATGCGCGACAAGGAAACCACCAGCACCGGCATCGAAGCCTCGCTGACCGGCCACCTGGTATTGGCCACCCTGCACACCAATTCGGCGCCGGAATCCATCATCCGCCTGCTGGATATGGGCATGGACCCGTTCAATTTCTCCGATGCCTTGCTGGGCATCCTGGCCCAGCGCCTGGCCAAGCGGCTGTGCGGTAAATGCAAGCAGGCCTACCAGCCGGACGATGCCGAAGTTCAGCGTATCATGACCGAGTATGCCGAGGAGCTGGCCAGCACCCCCAGCTGGGCCAAGGATCCCGCCGCCGGCAAGGCGGCCTTGTTCAAGGCCTGGCAAACCGAGTTCGCCGATAAGGATGGCAAGTTCACGCTCTATAAACCGGTGGGCTGCGAGGTCTGCAGCAAGACAGGCTATAAGGGCCGGGTCGGCCTGCATGAACTGCTGGTGGGCACCGACCTGGTCAAGAAGCGCATCCAGGAGCACGCCCGGGTAGCCGAGTTGTTCGCCACCGCCTTGGAGGAGGGCATGCGAACGCTTAAGCAGGACGGTATCGAAAAAGTCATGCAAGGCATTACCGATCTGCACCAGGTCCGGGCAGTGTGTATCAAGTGA